The following is a genomic window from Scylla paramamosain isolate STU-SP2022 chromosome 19, ASM3559412v1, whole genome shotgun sequence.
ATGCTTGCTAGGAGAGGACATCATCTAACAAAGTGGGTTAGTAACCATAAGGACATAATACAATCCGTCCCAGCGGAAGAGAGACACACAGGAATAAAGAAGGTAGATCTAATTAAGGACGCACTTCTTACACAACGGGCCTGGGAATGTTGTGGGATCTGGAAAAGGATCACCTGGCTGTGAGAGTTGAAGTGTAGCAAAACCCAATGACAGTTCCGTGTATGACCCTCTTGGTCTAGTCAGTCTTGTAACGATAAAGGCGAAGATGATTTTCCAGGACGAGTGCTgacgaaaggaaggatgggatgCTCCCCTCCTGGCAAGTCACTGCAGATCCTGGTTGACTTGGCTGGAGGAGTTGCCAAGACTGATGGCCTTTCAAGTTCCCCGATGTTACAAGCGAGAGGAGATGGGGGACGTTATATTATACCAACTACATCGCTTCAGCGATGCCTCTCAGAAGGCATGTGGAGCAGTGTCATATTTGCGCATGATAGGTGCAAAACGGGGAAAGCCACTGTTCTATAATGTATGGCAAAGCAAAGCCAGCTCCCTTGAAACAGCTCACCGCCGCAGTTCTCGCGGTAAACTTCATCGACAGCTAAAGAATAAGCTGGACACTCCGCTAGAAAAGTCAATATTCTGGACAGATAGCGTTATAGTGCTGCAATACATAAGGAACTCAGAGAAATGGTTTTGCATCTTCGTAGTGAACTGCATCATGTTGATCAAAGAGCGGACAATGTCAGAACAATGGAGATATGTGAACtcatcattaaatccagctgatAACGCTTCCAGAAGCTTATCTGCTGCAGAGATATCCGCAGATTGTCGATGGACGCAGGGACCATTGTTTCTATGGAAAGGGGAACACGAATGGCTGAGTCAGAGTAAGGATGGTCGCAACTGGCATCATGATCCAGAGTTCCTTAATGACAACCATCCAACAGAGCTCTGCATGCGGACGCCCCCCTGAAATACTGCAAAGTTTATGGAACCATTACTCTTCATAGTATTGCCTTCTTAAAGCAGTGGCCTGGATTAGAAGATTCATCCTTTGGCTGAAGCAAGGCCACGAAAATAATCGAATACAGCCGCCATGGCTCTAGGCACATGAGCTCAAACAGATCAAGATGGTGACATTAAGAGTTCTTCAGAGCACAGTGTATGGAGAGGATATGAACATTCTGAAGAGTCAAAGAAAACTACAAAGGAAGTACTCGATCTGTCGACTGGAACCCTTTATGGGTGAGGATGGATTAATCCACATGGGAGGACGGCTGGATCATGCACCGTTGCCTGCTACACATCCTCATACCGAGGGATCATCATATCACAAAACTGATTCTACGAGAGGTTACATACACTTTTCTGTGAGACAGAAGCCATTGTAAACAGCAGACCGTTAACGCCATTGTCAAACAACACATGTGATCTACAGGCACTGACTCCAATGCACCTGATACAACATGAGGATACTAATGACACCCTTACTGACAACAGTGAATctcaaatgagagaaaatgcaaTCACAATCTGTAGGTGATAGAGGCACACTCAGTATCTGGCTAACCTGTTCTGGAAACGCTGGCTTCATGAATACGTATTATTGCTTCGCCACCGAAAACGAGATCTGATTCTATGTCGGAATCTCAAACAGGGAGACCTCGTTATTGATACTGATGAAATTCTACCTCGGAAATTATGGAGGTTAGCGAGGATCATAGACACAAAGGTTAGACACGATGGCTCAGGACGACAGGCAACAATTC
Proteins encoded in this region:
- the LOC135109478 gene encoding uncharacterized protein LOC135109478, with the protein product MAFQVPRCYKREEMGDVILYQLHRFSDASQKACGAVSYLRMIGAKRGKPLFYNVWQSKASSLETAHRRSSRGKLHRQLKNKLDTPLEKSIFWTDSVIVLQYIRNSEKWFCIFVVNCIMLIKERTMSEQWRYVNSSLNPADNASRSLSAAEISADCRWTQGPLFLWKGEHEWLSQSKDGRNWHHDPEFLNDNHPTELCMRTPP